The genomic interval TGCCTTCATTCCAGCACGGAAAGTCCAAGCGCGTGTTTCCTTACCACCAGCAGTGAAGTAAGTACGCAAGTCCAACAAGTGGTATGCAGAACGGATCAAACGGTTCAATCCTGGTTCTGTAATTCCTTGCAATTCCATGAATTCGGCCTTGTCTTCATCATCCATTTCGGCGATTTCTTCTTCGGCACGAGCTGAAATTCCGATTACTTGCGCGTTTTCTTGCGCAGCGTATTCAGCGATTTGTTGGTAGTATGTTCCAGCTTCTGGATCAGCCATGTCATCTTCAGCCACGTTAGCGACGTAAAGAACTGGCTTTGAAGTCAACAAGAACAATCCTTGTACAACGGCTTGTTCTTCATCATCAAAGTCCAATGAACGAACTGGCTTTTCAGCTTCAAGCGCAGGCTTGATCTTGTTCAAAACGGCGAATTCAGCAACTGAGGCCTTGTCACCCTTCTTAGCAAGCTTTTCAACCTTTGAGAAACGCTTATCAACCGCTTCAAGGTCAGCCAAAATCAATTCTGTGTTGATTGTTTCGATGTCATCCAAAGGATCAACGTTTCCAGACACGTGAGTGATGTCATCATCATCAAAAGCACGCACAACGTGAACGATGGCGTTAACTTGACGGATGTTTTCCAAGAACTTGTTTCCAAGTCCTTCACCCTTTGATGCACCCTTAACGATTCCCGCAATGTCAGTAAATTCGAAAGTAGTTGGTACTAGCTTTTCAGCAGGTACCAATTCTTGGATACGTGCCAAACGATCATCTGGCACTTCAACCATCCCCACGTTTGGTTCGATTGTCGCGAATGGGTAGTTGGCCATTTCAGCCCCAGCCTTAGTGATCGCGTTAAATAGTGTTGACTTACCTACGTTAGGTAGTCCAACAATCCCAGCAGTCAATGCCATATTGTCTTCCTCTTTTTCTATTCATTTGCATCAGCGTTAGCTGCTTGCAAGACTTTTTTAAATCGCTTATTAAAATCGTGTCGTGTCATCATCAACGTGTGATGGCAATTTTGACACTCAATCTTCATATCCGCCCCAATACGCGTAATCAACCAAGCATTAGC from Weissella ceti carries:
- a CDS encoding DUF951 domain-containing protein; this encodes MYALGDIVEMKKPHPCGANAWLITRIGADMKIECQNCHHTLMMTRHDFNKRFKKVLQAANADANE
- the ychF gene encoding redox-regulated ATPase YchF translates to MALTAGIVGLPNVGKSTLFNAITKAGAEMANYPFATIEPNVGMVEVPDDRLARIQELVPAEKLVPTTFEFTDIAGIVKGASKGEGLGNKFLENIRQVNAIVHVVRAFDDDDITHVSGNVDPLDDIETINTELILADLEAVDKRFSKVEKLAKKGDKASVAEFAVLNKIKPALEAEKPVRSLDFDDEEQAVVQGLFLLTSKPVLYVANVAEDDMADPEAGTYYQQIAEYAAQENAQVIGISARAEEEIAEMDDEDKAEFMELQGITEPGLNRLIRSAYHLLDLRTYFTAGGKETRAWTFRAGMKAPQTAGVIHSDFERGFIRAETVAFADLDEYGSMKAVKEAGKRRSEGKEYVVQDGDIMEFLFNV